The Paenibacillus sp. FSL W8-0426 region TGTTTGTGCACGAATCTAACGATTATGAAGGGATCACGGATTAACGCCCGCCGCTGCGGAAACGCTGGGTATACGCTTTGGCGTCCTGGGCGGTTTTGACCCGATTCCTGCTCCATTCCAGCAAAATGCGATCGATGTACCGGAAGTGAACCTTCCCTGCAAATACCGCTTCTTTCAACGCCATCAAAATCAGCTCTTCCGGATAGCGGTCCTGGTCCAGCCAGCCCGAGATCGTCTCGCACTCCATCGGGGAGAGGGGACGACCGAACTCCTTCTCGAAAATGGAGAACATGTTGCGTTCTTCCTCTTCTATTTGAACACTGTTCGAATTCGGTCGTACGTTGTCAAAGCTTCGCGCATTTTGGCTTGTTTTGCTCTCTTCCGCCAAACATGCCGCAAGCTTGGCGTACAGGCCGTACAGATCGTAACGCTCATATTGGATGTCGCGGTCCTCGTCCTGATATTCCTCAATGCGGATATAACCGTCCTTCATCAATCGCTGCAGCATTCTCGCGATGCCCTCGGGAGGTTGTCCCGTACGTAGCGCGAGCTCTTCCAGCGTTGGGAATGCATTGAATTCCACTTGACGGAATCCAAGCAATTGGACGAGCAGAAGCACCTCTGCATCCGTTAATCCCAACTGATGGTAATAGCGAAGCAGCGCGTATGGCAATGGGACAGTCCCCGATGCCATGCCGTACGCCATGCCGCCAACCCAGTCGTTGGCGCCGAATTCCCCCATCATGCCACGGTTCAGCATTAAGGGTACAGACGATACAGCATGCGCGGGAATGGAATCGTCTCACGCACATGATCCAAACCGCAGATCCAAGCTACCGTCCGCTCCAATCCCAGACCGAAGCCTGAGTGCGGAACCGATCCGTATTTGCGCAAATCCATGTACCATTGATACGCCTCTTCGGACAATTTATGCTCCTCAAAGCGCTGCTGCATCAGTTCAGGGTCATCGATCCGCTGCGATCCGCCGATGATCTCGCCATAACCTTCCGGCGCAATCATGTCTGCGCAGAGAACAACCTCCGGACGATTCGGATCCGGTTTCATGTAGAATGCCTTGATTTCGGCCGGATAATGCGTAATGAATACCGGTGTTTCATATTTCTCGGCAATCGCCGTTTCATGCGGGGCACCGAAGTCTTCTCCCCAAGGAATATCGAAGCCTTGTCCGTTCAGGAACTCGATCGCTTCATCATACGTAATGCGCGGGAACGGAGCGATTACGCGTTCCAGCTTGGATACGTCGCGTCCGATCGTTTCCAGCTCGGTACGGCAGTTTTTCAGCACGGACTGTACCACGTGAGCGATGAAACGTTCTTGCACGCGCAAGTTTTCTTCATGATCTACAAACGCCATTTCCGGCTCGATCATCCAGAACTCGATCAGATGGCGGCGCGTTTTCGATTTTTCGGCACGGAATGTCGGCCCGAACGAATACACTTTGCCGAGTGCCATCGCAGCCGCTTCCATGTAAAGCTGACCGCTTTGCGTCAAATAAGCATCCTCGTCGAAATATTTGATGTGGAACAGGTTCGTCGTTCCTTCCGCGGACGAAGGTGTCAGGATCGGAGGATCAACCAAAGTGAATCCGTTATCATCAAAAAACTGCTGAACAGCGCGCACGATTTCGGCGCGGACGATCATGATCGCGCGTTGTTTCGGGGAACGCAGCCACAGATGGCGATGATCCATCAGGAAATCGACCCCGTGCTCCTTCGGCGTGATTGGATAGTTTTCGGTCAAATGGATGATCTCGATGCCCGTTACCGTCATCTCATAGCCGGAATTGCTGCGCGGCTCTTCGCGAATAATGCCGGTCACGTACAAGGAGCTCTCTTGCGTCAAGCTTTTAGCGTCGTTCCAGAGTTGTTCGCTAACTTCGCTTTTGACAACGACCCCTTGAATATATCCGGTTCCATCGCGCAGTTGCAAAAACTGGATTTTGCCGCTGGAGCGTTTGTTGTTGATCCAGGCACCGATCGTTACGGTTTCGCCCACATGCTCGTTCACGTTACGAATAACACAATTCGTAGTCATGCCCATATCTCTCCTTGATTCCTGAATTTGAAAATGCAGCAGGCAGGCGTTTGCCTGCCCCTGCACTTCCTGATGCTGCTATATCCACTTTACAATCCAATTACTTGGAATTCAATACGATTCGATGCGTATCTCTCGCAATCACCAATTCTTCATTGGTCGGAATAACCAAAACTTCCACTTTGGAGTTTGCAGTCGTGATTCGGCGAGGTTCGCCCGAACGGATGGCATTCAATGCTTCATCCAGCTCAACGCCCAGATATGTCAGCTGCTCACATACTTTCTGACGCAGCACCACGGAGTTTTCCCCGACTCCGGCCGTAAAGACGATGACGTCGACGCCATTCATTGCAGCGGCATAAGAACCGATGTATTTGCGCAGACGGTACTCGTACATTTCGAAAGCGAGCGTGGAATTGGCATCTCCGTTTTCCATGCCTTCCGTGATTTCGCGCATGTCGCTGCTGATGCCGGAAATGGCAAGCAAACCGCTATGTTTGTTCAACATGGAGCTGACTTCGCTTACGCTCAGTTCTTCCTTGTTCATGACGTATGGAACGATCGCCGGATCAAGGTCACCGCTGCGCGTTCCCATCATCAAGCCTTCCAGCGGTGTCATCCCCATCGATGTATCCACGGAAACCCCGCCTTTAACCGCTGTTACGCTACCGCCGTTACCGATATGGCAAGTGATGATTTTCAGATCTTCCAGCGGACGGTTCAGGTATTCCGCCGCAGTCTTGCTTACGTAATCATGGGAAGTACCATGGGCACCGTAGCGACGAACTTTGTATTTTTTGTAAAGCACGCGCGGAATGGCATACAAATAAGCCTTTTCAGGCATCGTTTGGTGGAACGCCGTATCGAATACCATGACTTGCGGAACGCCAGGCATGTTCGTTTCAGCCGCGCGAATCCCCATCATGGCAGCCGGGTTGTGCAGCGGCGCCAGATCGAACAAACGGCGAATCTCGGACTTCGCTTCAGAATCAACCAGCGCGGATGCCTTGAACGCTTCCCCGCCGTGAACGACGCGGTGGCCGACGGCTTCGATCTCTTCGACCGATTTCAGGACGCCGTATTCCGCATGGGTAAGCATGTCGATAACTTTGCGGATCGCCGTGGTGTGTTCCAAAATTTCGCTGACTTCCGTTACGTCCTCGAAACCTGTCGGTTTATGGGTCAGAATCGAAGAATCCATGCCGATCCGTTCAACGAGTCCTTTGGCCAATACGGATTCATCCGTCATGTCGTACAATTGATATTTAAGCGAGGAACTTCCCGCATTGATTACGAGTAATTTCACAGCCGGTCACCATCCTTGTCGTACTTGAAGAAGCCTTCGCCCGTTTTCACGCCGAGATGTCCGGCGCGCACCATTTTTTTGAGCACGGTGGAAGGACGATATTTCAGTTCGCCGAATTCGCGGAACATTCTTTCCAGAGCCGCTTCAACGGAATCCAAACCGAAACGATCGGCCATTTCGAGCGGTCCATGCTGGAAGTTGTATCCGATGCGCATCGCGTCATCGATGTCCTCTGCGGAAGCGACGCCTTCCTGCAGAACGTGCAGTGCTTCGTTAATCAGAAGGCAGATCAGGCGGGAAGTAACGAATCCAGGGGATTCATAGATCATGACGCCTTTTTTGTCCAGGACCTCTTCAACGAACCTTCTGGTTTCGTCAAAGGTGCCGTCCGAAGTTTTCAACCCGCGAATAAGTTCTACAAGATCAACCCGGGATACCGGGTGAATGAAGTGCATGCCAATAACACGCTCCGGATATTTGGTCGAGCTGGCTAGCTCGGTCAAACTCAGCGTGGATGTGTTGCTTGCAAGAATGACGTTTGCAGGACAAACTTCGTCCAGTTTGCTGAATACAGCCTTTTTGGCTTCGAGATCCTCGGAAACCGTTTCGATCACCATATCGCAAGAACCCAGCTCGGCCAAGTGCGCTACCTTGGTAATCCGGGAGAGAATCAATTTTTTCTCGGCCTTCGTAATGGCCCATTTCTCCAGTTGTTTATCGAGGTTCGTCTCGATCATGTCGTAGGCATGATCCAGCTTCTCCGCCGTTTTTTCTACCAGAAGCACATCCAGTCCTTTGGCTGCGAGCATCTGGGAAATCCCTTGCCCCATCGTGCCGCCGCCGACAACTCCTATTTTTTTGAAAAACATGGTTTCTGCTCCATCCTTTCGCTTCTCTATTTCTCTATTGTACCCTGTTCGCCGAAAATTACAAATTTCGACCCAACAACTAATAATATCTTAGCACGAGTAAAAAGTAAAAAAAAATAACCGGCATACATAAATTATGCCGGTAAAAGGGCGTTGTCACGAAATTGACAACGAAATTGCTCCCCTGACAAAACTTCCTCCTTCATGAGGATATCCAGGGAGTTGTCGAAGATCGGTCTCTGTTCTTCAAGCAAGCGTTTCGTCTCATCCATCAGGCCCTGCAGAATCTCTTTATTTTCCCGCATCAGCTCTTCGGTCGTCACCATGTCCATGTTGACGATGCCAAGCGACGTCAACCCGGAAGACATCATCGTCTGCACGACGTTGGTTGCCTGCTCGAAGTCATTGCGCGATCCCGTACTGCGGCCGCCATAATACATCTCTTCGGCAGCTGCGCCGCCAAGCGCAATCATGATCTGTTCTTCCAAAAAACGTTTCGTATACAGGAATTGCTCCTGCTGAGGATTGTGCCGCACATATCCAAGAGCCTGTCCGCGAGGACTCAAGGCCACCTGGCTGACACTTCCCGGCCGTACCAGTTCGGCCATAATAGCATGGCCCAATTCGTGAATGGCGACCCGTTTCTTCTCTTCCACCGTGGACTCGCGGTCGGTCTTTTCGCCCATCATGACCTTATCAATCGCCAAGGACAGATGACGCTGTTCGATCAGCGGCAATCCTTCGCGCATCGCATAAATGGCCGCTTCGTTCATGACACTTTCCAACTGGGCTCCCGAAAATCCGTACGACTCCTCGGCCGTTTTCTCAAGGTCCACATCCTCTGTCAACGGCTTGTTGGCCGCGTGCAATTCCAGAATGTGCTTCCGTCCCTTCTTGTCGGGCAGATCAACCTGAATGTGACGGTCGAAGCGTCCAGGACGCGTGAGCGCACTGTCAAGCATCTCCTTGCGGTTGGTAGCTGCAATCAGCAAAATGCGCGGCGTGTCGGAGGAATAAATCCCGTCCATCTCGGTCAACAGCTGGTTAAGCGTCTGGTCGTATTCGCGTTGCTGGCCGCCTTCGCGTTTGCCGCCAATGACGTCGATCTCATCAATGAAAATAATGGCATTTTCCTTGTTTTCTTTGGCAGCACGCGTTTTTGCTTCACGGAACAAATCACGTATTCTGCCGGCGCCGACGCCAACGTACATCTCAACGAACTCACTGCCTGATGCTGCTACGAACACGGAATCCGTATAGTGAGCCGCCGCTTTGGCCATCAGCGTTTTGCCCGTTCCCGGAGGCCCTGTCAACAAAATGCCCTTCAACGGCCGAATGCCGAACTTCCGAATCTCCTCGTGACGAATCAAAAAGTCCAGTGCTTCGCGCAGCTCTTGTTTGGCGCTGTCCTGACCACCGATTTCCTCAAAGGTGAGCTTGGAAGGCCCTTTTTTCTTGCGTTTGCGCTCTTGCCCGGCTCCCACCGTGATTCCTCCGCGCATTTGCATCGTCAGAATCAGTGCTCCGACCAGCAAACCTGCAATGAGAACGGGAATGATATTAAACCCTATAAATGCGAGAAAAATCAGCAACACGGGTATGAATCCAATGATAATTTCCTTTGTCCATTTAGGCATTCGGCCACACTCCTATCTGTCCCGGAACACGCGGCAAAATGACAAACTTGCTCGCATTTCCGTCCCTGAGGCTAACGTATACGTTTTTATCGTCCATCGCTGTATTGACCTTAATGCCGCCTGTAGCCATCTTGCTTAGCGTTGGCGTAATTTCAGCATACTGTTTGTTTTCCATAGCCTGAGCCACGGTGAACAACGCCTCTCCCCACCAGTTGTCAAGCGTTTCGTTGGAACGGTCGACGACGTCCAGTTTGATGGAACGTGAACCGATTAAGGTTTGTCCTTCTTTATGAATATATTGAACCAGCTTGCCCAGATCGACATCCGGCTGCAAATCAAGTTTCAACAACACGTCATTGCGGTTAATGGTTATTTGAGCGTCTTTGACCCCGTCATACTGGGTCACCATTTTTTCAATGGGGTTATGCACGGCAACCTGACGATATGCAAACCAACCTCCAAACAATACGACGGCTGAAATCACGACAGTTAAAGCAATAGGCAATACTTTTAACTTCAAGTGTGCTTCCCCTCCAAAATTAGCCCGCATGAATCCATACAGGGCGTTGTATAGTCATCTGCGGAAATGCTGCAAGCCGACAAGCACGTGCATCTTGCTAAAATTCCAGCATTTCCGTCATTCGAATTTGCACAACAAGTACATATCTGAGTATATCACATCGTATATACGATTTCGAAGGCGATTATTTGAAGAATTTATTAATTTTAACTACTTAAATCCAAAATTTTCATCAAAGTACGGCAAACAACCGATCAGCAACATTCGCTGTCGGTTGTTTGGTCGTAAGCATGTCAGCTGTTCGGAATCGTATATACCAGATCCACTTGCTCCCCATTGCTAAAACGATAGAAACGATAATAACTGTGTGTATCATCATGATAATAAACTTGCCATACATAAATGCCGTTCACGACGCCAGGCAGGATTCGCTTGATTTCGCCATTCGGGACTTCGGAAGCGAATCTTTGGCGAATTTGAGCTTCGGACATTCCGTTCTGCAGCAGCTCGCTATGCACTGCCCCCGCCCCGGACAACGGTTTCCCCGTCTCGTCGAACTTGACCCACACAATGACGTCCTGGTTATCCTTATTGGTGCCGCTCAGCGTCCAATAGATGCTGTCTTCGCCCTCTTTCTGTCCCCATACGAATTTTTGAAAATTATCGTAGGACGTCAGCTCCAGCTGCTGCTGGGCGGCCTGCAGGGCGAGCGCCTCCTGATTGCGCTGGTCCTTGGTCACATAGACGTAATAGCGCTGCAATACAATCAACGCCACGATCAGGATCAGCAGCGATATCCATATCCACTTTTTCTTTTTCTTTTTCTTCAAAAGCCGAACTCCCTTTCCCTGATGAGGCTGCGCCCATGAGAAATTAACGGGCGAGCAGGCCCTCAAACGCCGATTGAGCTTCACGCAAAATGCGTTCCTCGTCCATCGTCAGGCACTCGCCATGTTTCACCACTTGTTTGCCATCTACCCACACATGCTCCACGTCTTTGGCCGACGCCGAATAAATGGCATGGGAAATCAGATCGGTATGCGGGTACAGATGAGGCTGGTCTATGTTGACCCCGATGAAATCCGCCTTCATTCCCGTTTCAAGCAAGCCGGTATTGTCGAGGAAAATCGAGCGTGCTCCGTATGCCGTTCCAAGCAGAAGCGCTTCGCCGGCCGGAACCGCAGTCGGATCACCGGACACGCCTTTATGAATCAATGCCGCCAGACGCATCTCTTCAAACATGTCCAAATTGTTATTGCTCGCCGGTCCGTCTGTTCCCAAAGAAACGGTCACGCCCGCTTTCAGCAGCTCAGGAACTCGCGCAATGCCGGAAGCCAGCTTCAGATTGCTGCCCGGATTATGAGATACTGCAACGTTATGGCGAGCCAAAATCTCGATTTCCTCATCGTTTAAATGCACGGCATGAGCCACGAGGGAAGGCCGCGAGAAAAAGCCAAGCTTCTCCAAGTGCGCTACAGGACGCAGACCGTAATCGGTCACGTTCTGTTCCACTTCGCGCAGCGTTTCGGACATATGGGTATGAAGCGGCAAATTCAGATCATGGGCAACCTGCACAAACTTTTCTATGTAATCCGGAGGGCACGTATAAGGCGCATGCGGAGACATTACGGCAGTAATCCGTCCATTTGCCTTCCCGTTCCAGTCGCGGGCAAACGCAGCCGCTTCGCCGAGCTTGTGCTTCTGTTCCTCTTCGGAGCAAAGACCGATGACGCCGCGAGCGAGCGCTGCACGAATGCCGGATTGCTCCACGACTTTGGCAACCTGATCCATGTGATCATACATGTCCAGAAAAGCCGTCGTTCCTCCTTTGAGCATCTCAAGCACCGACAAGGACGCCCCCCAATAAACGTCCTCAGACGTCATTTTCGCCTCCATCGGCCACATTTTCTCCTGCAGCCATACCTGCAGCGCCAGATCATCCCCGTGGCCTCTCAGCAGCGACATGGCGGCATGTCCGTGCGTATTGATCAAACCTGGCAGAAAGAGCAATCCTTTTCCGTCCACTTTCGGCAGGCTTTCATCTTCTGCCGGCAAGGATTCGCCGATATACTGAATTTTGTCGTCTTCCACCACCATGTATCCTTGAACCACGTTCCATTCCAAACCTTTGTTTACGGCGAATTTGCCGTTGTGTATAACCCATTTATTTGTCGTCATCCTGCTCGTCGTCCTTTCCATTTTCCAAATAATACGCAAGGCTTAGCAAATCCGTCGTAAAGTCCGCATTATGAATACGAACATGCGGCGGGGTTTTCAAGATGGTTGGCGCAAAATTCAGGATGGCTTCGATCCCGGATTCGATCAACCGGTCGGCCACATTCTGCGCTTCGGTATCGGGGACGGTGATGATGCCGATGCGAATATTAAGGTTTCTGACCGATTCCGTCAGCTCATTCATCGCTTGCACTTTCAAGCTGTTGATTTGGGTGCCGATCTTGGGTTCATATGCATCGAACACAGCCACGATTTTCATGTTGTCCTTTAAGTAAGCATTATAGTTGGACAAGGCATGACCCAGGTTACCGGCTCCTACCAACGCAACATTGATTTGCTGGTCGATCTTCAGGATATGGCGGATTTTCTCAATGAGATACGATACGTCATACCCGATGCCCTTGCGGCCAAAATCGCCGAAATAGGCCAAATCCTTGCGGATCTGGGCCGGATTGAGGTCCAGGCGCTGTCCCAGCTCCTGCGAAGAAACCGTCGTTACCTCACGTTGGTGCAATTCACTCAAATAACGCAGATATACCGGCAACCGCCTCACGACGGCTTCCGAAATTTTATCTGATTTCATGTTTTTTTTGCTCCTCCTTGCCAAAGCGCGATAAATAGATGAAAAGGGAGGCATCCCGCCGTGTACTCTAATTCGAATCATTTTAGAGGAAGGATGCCGCCTTATATTTGATGTACTTCTTTAACGTATCAACCCGCAGCCATGTAATCTCAACAAGTGTACCGCCTTTTGCAGGCGTTTCGCAACATTGCCGAAAAATGTTCTGTCGTTTCTACCTGAATTAGGTTTGTTCAACGTCTTGTTCGAGCCATTCGCTGATGCGCGGAACCATTTGCTCGGTCAGCATGTGTTCCATTTTTGGCCCAGGCAAGGAATATAAAAAGTATTTTCCGTAATATGATTCGATCACCCGCGTATCGTATACGATAACAACGCCGCGATCCTTGGCTGTGCGAACCAGCCTTCCGAATCCTTGCTTGAAACGAATGACCGCCTGAGGCACAGACAGCTTCATGAACGGGTTTTTTTTCTGCTGCTGCAATAATTCACTTTTGGCTTCCAGGAGCGGATGATTCGGCGGCTGGAACGGTAACCTGACAATAGCCAGACATGTCAATGCATCCCCAGGTATGTCCACGCCTTCCCAAAAACTGCTCGTCCCGAGAAGCACCGTCGCTTTGGCGTCTTGGAACCTGCGGGTGAGCTTGGACCGGCTGCCGCTGTCCACGCCCTGACCGAGCAAGGAGATTTCGTTTCCGGACAATGCTTCCTTAAGCGGGTCATACACTTGGCGCAGCATGCGGTAAGACGTAAACAGCACCATCATGCGCCCGCGCGTAGCGATGGCCGTCTCGGCCAACGATCGTACCAGCATGTCCACGAAATGCGCGTCCCCGATCGACCCTTTCACGCTCGGGAAATCGCGCGGTATCACCAGCAGCGCCTGATCGCGGTAGCGGAACGGAGACGGCAGCATCGCCGTGAGCAAACGATCATGCTCCGCGGCTTCCTGCAGGCCAAGCTGGTCAATCATGAATTGAAACGACTTATCCACGGACAGTGTGGCAGACGTAAGCACGACGCTTCTTTTTTTATCGAAAAACATTTCCTTCAGCTGCGCGCTCACGTCCACGGGAACGGCATACAATTGCAGCGATTTGCTGCGGAACTGGCCGCTTGCTTCCATCCAATACACCGTGGCAGCATCGTCCATTCGCATGAAGAAGCGCAGGTTTTCGCGCAGCGTGGAAAGGTCTTTGAACAAGCCCGTAATGTCCGTGATCAAGCTGTCCGACTGATAGTCGTCCTGATCCTCTTTCAGCTCGAGCATCAGCTTGTCTCCCTTGCGAATGAGATCGCCAAGCGTGACGTAAAGCTGATTCTCCTCGTTCTGCAATTCCTCCCACTTGGCCGGCTTCTGCGTGCTCTTCAAACGCAGGGAAAATTGTCCCGTCTCTCCCGGAGAAGCGTCGGTCCGTTCCGGCAGCAGGTTAAACAGCGCCTCGCTGAGCCGATCCCATATTTCTTTGGCTTCCAGCGCAATCGGGAACATCTGGTCAATGGCCGATCCCCATTCGACGGAACGTTCATGTCCCGACAGCTGAGAACGCAGCAGCGGAAGCTGTCCGTTGCGGCTGTCTTTGAACAAACGCGTTAACGTATGCACCAATGTGAAATATTTCATATGAAGTCCAAGATGTTTTCCTGCTACATCTTCCAAGTGATGGGCCTCGTCGATGACAAGGCTCTCGTAGGACGGCAGCAGCTGATGGCTGGCCTTTACGTCGGTAAACAGCTTCGAATGGTTCGTGATGACGATGTCCGATAAGCCTGCTTCATGCTTGGCCCGGTGATAATAACATTTGCGGAACCAAGGACAGGAGCGCCCCAGACAGGATTCCGATTCGCTCTGCACCGTCTCCCAGAAGTCCCCGCCGCGGCCGCTGAGATTCAGTTCCTCGTCGTCCCCGGTCTCGGTCTGGGTAAGCCAGACGATCATCTGCGCCGCGGTAAAATAATCTTCCTTCGGCGTCGAAAATTCGCGGCCGTTAATCTTGTGCTCGAATTTGCGCAGGCACAGGTAGTGTCCTCGTCCTTTAAATACCGCAGCTTTAAAAGGAAAAGGCACAACTTGGGTCAAAAGAGGAATATCCCGCTCCCGCAGCTGTTCCTGCAGGTTGATCGTATGCGTGCTGACCATTACCTTTTGTTCCTGCTTCACGCTCTCATAGATGGCTGGCAGCAGGTAACCGAGCGATTTCCCCGTGCCCGTTCCGGCTTCGATGAGCAGGTGTTTATCCTCGCTCAGGGCTTGCCGGACGCTGCTGAACATCTGGGTCTGCGCCTCGCGTTCTTCATAATGCTCCAGCGTATTCTGCAGGTTGCTCCGAACCTGCTCCATATATTGCTCAAAGCTGATGCCTGCCAGCGGATTACCGTCCTTCTCGTCGCGAGGCGCGCCGATTTCGGTCCAATCGCTTACATTGAGCGCGAGTTGGCGATAATAGGTTCCATCCAAATCTTGAATGGGCTCGGCTTCCTTTTCCATGCGCAGCCCGTCAAAAAACCACCCCAGATCGCTGTCCTCGGGGGCAAAAAGGTCGCTCAGGCGCTGGATCGTAATGAGCGGCAATTCACGCAGCTCGTCAAAACACTTTAACAGCACGTATGCCGTAGCCAATGCATCGCTATCCGCCTGGTGCGGACGATCATGTTGAAAGCCGAACTCGGACGAGACGTACCCGAGCTGGTACGAGCTCAGCGAGGGGAACGTGATTTTAAGAAAATCGATCGTATCCAGAATGCGGCCGGTGAACGGCAAATAACCGCAGCGGTCCAGCGCGTTCTGGAGAAAATGAAAGTCAAAGGCGACGTTGTGCCCGACCAGCACGACATCATCCAGCAGCGGCACCATTTCCATCATCATCTCTTCCAATGATGGCGCGTCCGCCACATCTTCGTCCGTGATTCCCGTTAACCCCGTAATGAACGGCGGGATCGGAACTTCCGGATTTACATACGAACTGTATATTTGAGAAATGCTGTAGTCATGATCTATTATGGCAAGCCCGACCTGAATAATCTCGCCGTCGGACTGTGTGCCGGTTGTTTCAAAATCCAAAACGGCAAATTTCATTGCAATTTACGGTCCCT contains the following coding sequences:
- the dinG gene encoding ATP-dependent DNA helicase DinG, which translates into the protein MKFAVLDFETTGTQSDGEIIQVGLAIIDHDYSISQIYSSYVNPEVPIPPFITGLTGITDEDVADAPSLEEMMMEMVPLLDDVVLVGHNVAFDFHFLQNALDRCGYLPFTGRILDTIDFLKITFPSLSSYQLGYVSSEFGFQHDRPHQADSDALATAYVLLKCFDELRELPLITIQRLSDLFAPEDSDLGWFFDGLRMEKEAEPIQDLDGTYYRQLALNVSDWTEIGAPRDEKDGNPLAGISFEQYMEQVRSNLQNTLEHYEEREAQTQMFSSVRQALSEDKHLLIEAGTGTGKSLGYLLPAIYESVKQEQKVMVSTHTINLQEQLRERDIPLLTQVVPFPFKAAVFKGRGHYLCLRKFEHKINGREFSTPKEDYFTAAQMIVWLTQTETGDDEELNLSGRGGDFWETVQSESESCLGRSCPWFRKCYYHRAKHEAGLSDIVITNHSKLFTDVKASHQLLPSYESLVIDEAHHLEDVAGKHLGLHMKYFTLVHTLTRLFKDSRNGQLPLLRSQLSGHERSVEWGSAIDQMFPIALEAKEIWDRLSEALFNLLPERTDASPGETGQFSLRLKSTQKPAKWEELQNEENQLYVTLGDLIRKGDKLMLELKEDQDDYQSDSLITDITGLFKDLSTLRENLRFFMRMDDAATVYWMEASGQFRSKSLQLYAVPVDVSAQLKEMFFDKKRSVVLTSATLSVDKSFQFMIDQLGLQEAAEHDRLLTAMLPSPFRYRDQALLVIPRDFPSVKGSIGDAHFVDMLVRSLAETAIATRGRMMVLFTSYRMLRQVYDPLKEALSGNEISLLGQGVDSGSRSKLTRRFQDAKATVLLGTSSFWEGVDIPGDALTCLAIVRLPFQPPNHPLLEAKSELLQQQKKNPFMKLSVPQAVIRFKQGFGRLVRTAKDRGVVIVYDTRVIESYYGKYFLYSLPGPKMEHMLTEQMVPRISEWLEQDVEQT